In Merismopedia glauca CCAP 1448/3, the following are encoded in one genomic region:
- the petH gene encoding ferredoxin--NADP reductase, producing MHNSTVGGSPTSYSSRVYIYEVVGIRQSSATDLMGNAIRSSGTVSIAVPYNRMQQEMQRISRMGGKIVSIRPAEEVQLSTASVAPPSPTDARSMETQAQSAPAKAKAHADVPVNIYRPNNPYVGRCLSNEELVAEGGIGTVRHVMFDISGGDLRYLEGQSIGIIAPGTDAKGKSHKIRLYSIASTRHGDGVDDKTVSLCVRQLEYKHPETGETVYGVCSTHLCQLKEGDDVAITGPTGKEMLLPDDPESTIVMMATGTGIAPFRAYLWRMFKDKERKANPDYQFKGLAWLIFGIPTTANILYRQELEELQQQYPDNFRLTYAISREQKNAQGGRMYIQDRVAEHADELWQLMQKDNAHGYICGLKGMEDGIDEALTNAAGKHDVNWKEYQRQMKKAGRWHVETY from the coding sequence ATGCATAATTCAACTGTAGGTGGTAGTCCTACCTCATATAGCAGCAGAGTCTATATCTACGAAGTAGTCGGTATCAGACAAAGCTCTGCTACAGATTTAATGGGAAATGCCATCCGTAGTAGTGGAACCGTATCGATCGCGGTTCCCTACAATCGGATGCAGCAAGAAATGCAACGAATCTCCCGTATGGGTGGCAAAATCGTCAGCATTCGTCCTGCGGAGGAGGTGCAATTGTCAACGGCTTCAGTAGCACCACCCTCACCAACAGACGCTCGTTCTATGGAAACTCAGGCTCAATCAGCGCCAGCGAAAGCTAAGGCTCATGCAGATGTTCCTGTCAATATCTACCGTCCGAATAATCCTTATGTCGGTCGTTGTTTATCCAACGAAGAATTGGTTGCCGAAGGCGGTATTGGTACTGTCCGTCATGTGATGTTTGATATCTCTGGTGGAGATCTGCGGTATTTAGAAGGTCAAAGTATTGGGATTATTGCTCCAGGTACAGACGCTAAAGGTAAATCCCATAAAATCAGACTTTACTCCATTGCTTCGACTCGTCATGGCGATGGTGTAGACGATAAGACCGTATCTTTGTGCGTGCGTCAGTTAGAGTACAAGCACCCAGAAACTGGAGAAACAGTCTATGGTGTTTGCTCAACCCATCTTTGTCAACTCAAAGAAGGAGATGACGTTGCGATTACAGGACCAACTGGTAAGGAAATGTTGCTACCAGACGATCCAGAATCTACCATTGTGATGATGGCGACTGGAACTGGTATTGCGCCATTTAGAGCTTACTTATGGCGGATGTTTAAAGATAAAGAAAGAAAAGCTAACCCAGACTATCAGTTTAAGGGTCTAGCTTGGCTGATATTTGGAATTCCCACTACAGCTAACATCCTGTACAGGCAAGAATTAGAAGAGCTACAACAGCAATATCCCGATAACTTCCGCCTGACATATGCCATTAGCCGCGAGCAGAAAAATGCTCAAGGTGGCAGAATGTACATTCAAGACCGCGTAGCAGAACACGCTGATGAGTTGTGGCAATTAATGCAAAAAGACAACGCCCACGGCTACATCTGCGGTTTGAAAGGCATGGAAGATGGAATAGATGAAGCTTTGACTAATGCTGCTGGCAAACACGATGTCAATTGGAAAGAATACCAAAGACAGATGAAGAAAGCAGGTCGGTGGCACGTAGAAACTTATTAG
- a CDS encoding phosphoribulokinase, producing the protein MSQVDRVVIIGVAGDSGCGKSTFLNRLTDLFGTELVTVICLDDYHCLDRIQRKETGITALDPRANNFDLMYEQIKALKEGKTIDKPIYNHETGMIDPPEKIEPNHIIVVEGLHPLYDERMRSLLDFSVYLDISDEVKIAWKIQRDMAERGHSYADVMAAINSRRPDFTAYIEPQREHADVVIQVLPTKLVPDDEEKKVLRVRLIQKEGIEGFEPVYLFDEGSTIDWIPCGRKLTCSWPGIRLFYGPDSYYGNEVSVLEIDGQFDNLEEVIYIESHLSSTSTKYHGELTHLLIQNRGYPGSNNGTGFLQVLTGLKMRATYDRLTEKPAKAMASV; encoded by the coding sequence ATGAGTCAGGTGGATCGCGTGGTGATAATTGGGGTTGCTGGAGACTCTGGTTGCGGTAAATCAACTTTTTTGAACCGACTGACCGACCTTTTTGGGACAGAACTGGTAACTGTGATCTGTCTAGATGATTATCATTGCTTAGATAGAATACAGCGCAAAGAAACAGGGATTACGGCTTTAGATCCCAGAGCTAACAACTTCGATTTGATGTATGAGCAAATCAAAGCTCTGAAAGAAGGGAAAACCATCGATAAGCCGATCTACAACCATGAAACTGGTATGATCGATCCCCCAGAGAAGATCGAACCCAATCACATTATTGTGGTTGAAGGTTTACACCCCTTGTATGACGAGAGAATGCGATCGCTACTCGATTTCAGCGTCTATCTTGATATCAGCGATGAAGTCAAAATTGCCTGGAAAATCCAAAGAGACATGGCAGAACGGGGTCATTCCTACGCTGATGTGATGGCGGCGATTAACTCCCGTCGTCCTGACTTTACTGCCTACATCGAACCTCAAAGAGAACACGCTGATGTGGTGATTCAGGTTCTTCCTACCAAGTTAGTTCCAGACGACGAAGAGAAGAAGGTATTGCGGGTGCGATTGATCCAAAAAGAAGGTATTGAAGGATTTGAGCCTGTCTATCTCTTCGATGAAGGGTCTACTATTGACTGGATTCCCTGTGGTCGGAAATTAACCTGTTCTTGGCCTGGAATCAGACTTTTCTATGGTCCTGACAGCTACTATGGTAATGAAGTCTCCGTACTAGAAATAGACGGACAATTCGACAATTTAGAAGAAGTAATCTACATTGAAAGCCATCTGAGTAGCACTTCCACCAAATATCATGGCGAATTGACTCACCTATTGATTCAAAATCGTGGCTATCCTGGTTCTAACAACGGAACTGGCTTCTTGCAAGTATTAACTGGATTGAAAATGCGTGCTACCTATGATCGCTTAACTGAAAAACCTGCCAAAGCAATGGCTAGCGTTTAA